From Myxococcales bacterium, the proteins below share one genomic window:
- the hutI gene encoding imidazolonepropionase: MTTAEPTVFTAPRIVTCDPATATTANPLGVIEDGAIAVDEHGQFSFVGSRADAPRGLRTIALGGVVLPGLVDAHTHAAWVGSRHDEYAMRMAGCDYRDIAARGGGIVASQRAIAEVDTEAVARVLEARLRRMAALGVTTVEVKSGYGLVPELELRQLRAIAQAREDGSLPHVVPTFLGLHALPKDMRDDRDAYVARVVGELLPRVAAEGLARYVDAYVDANAFSTAEAKGLGIAARGLGLDVRLHVGQFADVGGAELSAELGAHSADHLENVGAKGVLALASAGVFAGLLPLASFTLGQAPPDVAALRAAGVRLVVASDANPGTAPTESLPLALAFAVRSYGLSPDEALLGATRNAAESLGLGASKGRIRVGYDADFAAFDLPHEIGVVQPFGVARTRLVVREGHALHGTLA, translated from the coding sequence GTGACGACGGCCGAGCCCACCGTCTTCACGGCGCCCCGCATCGTCACCTGCGACCCCGCCACGGCGACGACGGCGAACCCGCTCGGAGTCATCGAGGACGGAGCCATCGCCGTCGACGAGCACGGCCAGTTCTCGTTCGTCGGGAGCCGCGCCGACGCCCCCCGCGGGCTCCGCACGATCGCGCTGGGTGGCGTGGTGCTCCCCGGCCTCGTCGACGCGCACACCCACGCGGCGTGGGTCGGGTCGCGCCACGACGAATACGCGATGCGCATGGCCGGGTGCGACTACCGCGACATCGCGGCGCGAGGCGGCGGGATCGTGGCCTCCCAGCGGGCCATCGCCGAGGTCGACACGGAGGCCGTCGCTCGGGTGCTCGAGGCACGCCTTCGTCGCATGGCGGCTCTCGGAGTAACCACCGTGGAGGTGAAGAGCGGATACGGGCTCGTCCCCGAGCTCGAGCTCCGGCAGCTGCGTGCCATCGCGCAGGCGCGAGAAGACGGGAGCCTGCCTCACGTCGTCCCGACCTTCCTCGGATTGCATGCCCTCCCGAAGGACATGCGCGACGATCGGGACGCCTACGTCGCGCGCGTCGTCGGGGAGCTCTTGCCTCGCGTGGCCGCCGAGGGGCTCGCGCGCTACGTCGACGCGTACGTGGACGCGAACGCCTTCTCCACGGCCGAAGCGAAGGGGCTCGGCATCGCGGCCCGTGGGCTCGGCCTCGACGTCCGTCTTCACGTGGGCCAATTCGCCGACGTCGGAGGCGCCGAGCTCTCCGCCGAGCTCGGCGCGCACTCCGCCGACCACCTCGAAAACGTGGGCGCGAAGGGAGTGCTCGCGCTCGCGTCCGCCGGTGTCTTCGCGGGGCTCCTCCCCCTCGCGAGCTTCACGCTCGGACAGGCACCTCCCGACGTCGCAGCGCTTCGAGCGGCGGGCGTCCGGCTCGTCGTGGCGAGCGACGCCAACCCCGGCACGGCCCCGACCGAGAGCCTCCCCCTCGCGCTCGCGTTCGCCGTCAGGAGCTATGGCCTCTCGCCGGACGAAGCGCTCCTCGGGGCGACGCGAAACGCCGCGGAGAGCCTCGGGCTCGGGGCTAGCAAGGGCCGGATCCGGGTCGGCTACGACGCCGACTTCGCGGCCTTCGATCTTCCGCACGAGATCGGGGTCGTTCAACCGTTCGGAGTCGCCCGCACGCGCCTCGTCGTGCGCGAGGGGCACGCGCTCCACGGCACGCTCGCCTAG
- a CDS encoding ABC transporter permease, whose translation MSGLFSAAFVAASLRMTVPLGFAAMGGVLSERSGVPNIALEGTMLGAAFGAVAIHEATGSPVAGLVGGALTGALFGVVHAVLVVRARVDAIVSGLALNLIAVGGTRSLLRAFYHSSANSPNVMGFSYFDTRSPVLRVIVDPMTWVFVAAILATVWLVGRSWLGLWIRASGDDPRSAHAAAVPVGRVRFGAVVLGCLLAGLGGVALAFEQRQFQSGMTGGRGFIALAAVIVAGWRPGRAVLACAVFATLDAAGFVLQDRGGALPQLFAALPYVGTLLVLVFVGTRGRAAPRGLGQHHDDGDV comes from the coding sequence ATGAGCGGCCTCTTCTCGGCGGCGTTCGTCGCCGCGTCGCTCCGCATGACCGTCCCGTTGGGGTTCGCGGCGATGGGGGGCGTGCTGTCCGAGCGCTCGGGGGTCCCCAACATCGCGCTCGAGGGGACCATGCTCGGCGCCGCGTTCGGAGCCGTCGCCATCCACGAGGCGACGGGGAGCCCCGTGGCGGGTCTCGTCGGGGGCGCGCTCACCGGGGCGCTCTTCGGCGTCGTTCACGCGGTGCTCGTCGTCCGGGCTCGCGTCGACGCGATCGTGAGCGGCCTCGCGCTCAACCTGATCGCCGTCGGGGGCACCCGTTCCCTCCTCCGGGCATTCTATCATTCGAGCGCCAACTCTCCGAATGTGATGGGTTTTTCGTATTTCGACACCCGCTCGCCGGTCCTCCGGGTGATCGTGGACCCGATGACCTGGGTCTTCGTGGCGGCGATCTTGGCCACGGTCTGGCTCGTCGGTCGTTCGTGGCTCGGCCTCTGGATTCGCGCATCCGGAGACGATCCGCGCTCGGCGCACGCGGCGGCGGTCCCCGTGGGGCGTGTGCGCTTCGGGGCGGTGGTGCTCGGGTGCTTGCTCGCGGGGCTAGGCGGCGTCGCCCTCGCGTTCGAGCAGCGCCAGTTCCAGTCGGGCATGACGGGCGGCCGTGGTTTCATCGCCCTCGCCGCGGTCATCGTCGCGGGGTGGAGGCCAGGCCGCGCCGTGCTGGCGTGCGCGGTCTTCGCGACCCTGGATGCGGCAGGCTTCGTGCTCCAGGATCGCGGCGGCGCGCTCCCACAGCTCTTCGCCGCGCTCCCCTACGTCGGCACCCTGCTCGTGCTCGTCTTCGTGGGCACGCGTGGGCGCGCTGCTCCCCGTGGGCTCGGCCAACACCACGACGACGGCGACGTCTAG
- a CDS encoding ABC transporter permease: protein MSARAVDRLAVVAFALLATYVAFGLVVLAYGESPARMAGALLEGTLGSAYGIGQVLFKATPLLFAGVAIDVGLRAKLFNVGAEGQIAVASLVSAVVGAGLPQGTPRPVAWLVVVAAAMLAGAVWAMPPALLKARRGVHEVLSTVLMNKVADALLSLALASGLALAGTTRTRDVVPSARIPRLDVLSDAFRGSSASLSVGLAVAVAFMASSAFRRTRVRELWLVGENPSAARAAGLPVTSRVAQAMLLSGALAGLASSATVLGYKGYFELGLGAGAGFGGLAVAMIGRGSAGGLVGAALFFGVLEQGGLVVNAHVPRDVMSVLEGLAIVLVVLGERLMVRGRSMEGAR from the coding sequence GTGAGCGCACGCGCCGTGGACCGGCTCGCCGTCGTCGCGTTCGCGCTCCTCGCGACGTACGTCGCCTTCGGGCTCGTCGTGCTCGCGTACGGCGAGTCGCCCGCTCGAATGGCCGGCGCGCTCCTCGAGGGCACTCTCGGCTCCGCGTACGGCATAGGTCAGGTCCTCTTCAAGGCGACCCCGCTCCTCTTCGCGGGCGTCGCGATCGACGTTGGGCTGCGCGCGAAGCTCTTCAACGTCGGCGCGGAAGGGCAGATCGCCGTCGCGAGCTTGGTCTCGGCGGTCGTCGGCGCCGGCTTGCCTCAGGGGACGCCCCGTCCGGTCGCGTGGCTCGTGGTCGTCGCGGCCGCGATGCTGGCGGGGGCCGTGTGGGCGATGCCTCCCGCCCTCCTCAAGGCGCGTCGCGGAGTCCACGAGGTCCTGTCGACCGTCCTCATGAACAAGGTCGCCGACGCGCTCCTCTCGCTGGCGCTCGCGTCGGGGCTCGCCCTGGCCGGGACCACGCGGACGCGGGACGTCGTACCGTCCGCGCGGATCCCCAGGCTCGACGTCCTCTCGGACGCGTTCCGTGGGTCGTCCGCGAGCCTCTCGGTCGGCCTCGCCGTGGCGGTCGCGTTCATGGCCTCGTCCGCGTTCCGGCGCACGCGGGTGCGTGAGCTGTGGCTCGTCGGGGAGAACCCGTCCGCGGCGCGCGCCGCAGGGCTCCCGGTCACGTCTCGGGTCGCGCAGGCGATGCTCCTCTCGGGAGCGCTCGCGGGCCTCGCGTCGTCCGCGACCGTGCTCGGGTACAAGGGATACTTCGAGCTCGGCCTCGGCGCGGGCGCCGGGTTCGGGGGGCTCGCGGTGGCCATGATCGGCCGTGGGAGCGCCGGAGGTCTCGTCGGCGCCGCCCTCTTCTTCGGTGTGCTCGAGCAAGGTGGCCTCGTCGTGAACGCGCACGTGCCGCGGGACGTGATGAGCGTGCTCGAAGGCCTCGCGATCGTGCTCGTCGTGCTCGGCGAGCGTCTCATGGTTCGCGGACGGTCCATGGAGGGAGCCCGATGA
- a CDS encoding ATP-binding cassette domain-containing protein — protein sequence MRGAALARLHGISKTYGGVRVVSNVDLTVSAGKVLVIAGENGAGKTTALRVLAGLVRPDSGAVEVAGARAVEASPRAARAAGIALVAQHFSLVEGLSALENVVLSAPPKGPWGAFRADLARQKVEAILSRLGARLDLASDVAALGVGDRQRLELARALYADAKVLLLDEPTAILSPREADDLYGILHDLAAEGRAVAVVSHKLDEIRRHADAVTVLRRGEVTLDEPLSRGAVDAETMARVEHAILGGATARLEPAPPRERGAAVATLTRASVGRLRELDLVVREGEIVGVAGVAGNGQEELVHLLAGAVGAESGSVSLPAQVAVVHEDRHREGLCLDVPLRDNVLLGEHARYSRFGLLDAKAMDAEARRRLEAVRVRGSGDALELDLPARALSGGNQQKVVCARAFARVSAGAKLLVLAHPTRGVDPGAAHTIREGIREAASSCGVVVVSADLGELRELASRILVLFRGRARELPVTSSDEEIGRAMLGEGSS from the coding sequence GTGCGTGGCGCCGCTCTCGCTCGACTCCATGGGATTTCGAAGACCTATGGGGGCGTCCGCGTGGTGTCGAACGTCGATCTGACCGTGTCCGCTGGTAAGGTGCTTGTTATCGCTGGGGAAAATGGAGCGGGAAAGACCACGGCGCTCCGGGTTCTGGCGGGCCTCGTTCGGCCCGATTCGGGAGCGGTGGAGGTCGCGGGGGCGCGTGCCGTCGAGGCGAGCCCGCGCGCGGCCCGGGCCGCCGGGATCGCGCTCGTGGCGCAGCACTTTTCCCTCGTCGAAGGCCTCTCGGCCCTCGAGAACGTGGTGCTCTCGGCGCCGCCGAAGGGGCCTTGGGGGGCGTTTCGCGCCGATCTCGCGCGGCAGAAGGTCGAAGCGATCCTGTCGCGTCTCGGTGCGCGTCTCGATCTGGCGAGCGACGTCGCCGCCCTCGGGGTCGGAGACCGTCAGCGCCTCGAGCTCGCGAGGGCGCTCTACGCCGACGCGAAGGTCCTCCTCCTCGACGAGCCCACTGCGATCCTGTCGCCGCGTGAGGCCGACGACCTCTACGGCATCCTTCACGACTTGGCAGCCGAGGGACGCGCGGTCGCCGTGGTGAGCCACAAGCTGGACGAGATTCGTCGACACGCGGACGCGGTGACGGTGCTTCGTCGAGGGGAGGTCACCCTCGACGAGCCGCTCTCCCGCGGGGCCGTCGACGCCGAGACGATGGCGCGCGTCGAGCACGCGATCCTCGGCGGCGCGACGGCGCGCCTCGAGCCCGCACCGCCCCGTGAGCGCGGAGCTGCCGTGGCAACCCTCACCCGTGCGAGCGTAGGGCGGCTGCGCGAGCTCGATCTCGTGGTGCGCGAAGGTGAGATCGTCGGTGTGGCGGGTGTCGCCGGCAACGGCCAAGAGGAGCTCGTCCACCTGCTCGCGGGGGCGGTGGGGGCCGAGTCCGGATCGGTGTCGCTCCCTGCGCAGGTAGCCGTCGTTCACGAGGACCGCCACCGAGAGGGGCTCTGTCTCGACGTCCCCTTGCGCGACAACGTCCTCCTCGGGGAGCACGCGCGGTACTCCCGGTTCGGTCTGCTCGACGCGAAGGCCATGGACGCCGAGGCTCGGCGCAGGCTCGAGGCCGTCCGTGTGCGCGGCTCCGGAGACGCGCTCGAGCTCGACCTCCCGGCGCGCGCTCTCTCGGGGGGGAATCAACAAAAAGTCGTGTGTGCCCGTGCATTTGCGCGTGTCTCGGCGGGCGCGAAGCTGCTCGTCCTGGCGCACCCCACGCGGGGCGTGGACCCCGGCGCCGCACACACGATTCGCGAGGGAATTCGCGAAGCGGCGAGCTCGTGCGGCGTGGTCGTCGTGAGCGCCGACCTCGGCGAGCTTCGCGAGCTCGCGTCGCGGATCCTCGTGCTCTTCCGCGGCCGAGCCCGCGAGCTCCCCGTCACCTCCTCCGACGAAGAGATCGGCCGGGCCATGCTCGGGGAGGGGAGCTCGTGA
- a CDS encoding serine/threonine protein kinase, translating into MDEQLPRLLSGRYRLDARLGQGGMGVVYRGLDLVMQRPVAVKLVRTREGVRIDEAITGRFLREAKHTARIVHENIIDVFDLGRSEEGDLFFVMELLEGQTLSQVLQTQERLDPELAVHVGAQIADALDAAHRGGIVHRDLKPANVMLVSRGQDPAFVKVLDFGVAKAHSAGEAETALTRTGVLVGTIDYMAPEQILGRAVDGRTDIYSLGVLLYRIVTGTNPFRDPLMPAMIHNHLNVMPEPMQSRVPGTEITLALERAVEKCLRKDPKDRFAAMSDVAAALRASLRLDPSDLPELGVSAELEADLGDDPYDDGFSDDAKTRVQRRKETAVTRVRASRPPPRDATAVTRVSRPAVPEAGPETAPSRGPAPFPHTPALPPARPAPAPAPPDALPVLVASDEHEDFSAGKTRVDPTIRCAMCNTPNPRGAVHCAACGVGLHTGEQAAVRARVRPAGPEVPLVHAPPQPGPFMHPSSVEGARGPHMGSGSPPWPQSPPTPPAPPSPEPPVEGVWARVLRWAGIRR; encoded by the coding sequence TTGGACGAGCAGCTCCCGCGACTCCTCTCCGGCCGCTACCGCCTCGATGCCCGACTCGGGCAAGGAGGAATGGGGGTCGTGTACCGCGGGCTCGACCTCGTCATGCAGCGCCCCGTCGCGGTCAAGCTCGTACGGACGCGCGAGGGCGTGCGGATCGACGAGGCCATCACCGGGAGGTTTCTCCGCGAGGCGAAGCACACGGCGAGGATCGTCCACGAGAACATCATCGACGTCTTCGATCTCGGCCGGAGCGAGGAGGGGGATCTGTTCTTCGTGATGGAGCTGCTCGAGGGGCAGACCCTCTCGCAGGTGCTCCAGACCCAAGAGCGGCTCGATCCCGAGCTCGCCGTGCACGTCGGCGCGCAGATCGCGGACGCCCTCGACGCGGCGCACCGCGGTGGGATCGTCCATCGGGACCTCAAGCCCGCGAACGTGATGCTCGTGTCGCGGGGGCAAGATCCGGCGTTCGTGAAGGTCCTCGACTTCGGCGTCGCGAAGGCGCACTCGGCGGGGGAGGCCGAGACGGCCCTCACGCGCACCGGGGTCCTCGTCGGGACGATCGACTACATGGCGCCCGAGCAGATCCTCGGGCGCGCTGTCGACGGGCGCACGGACATCTACTCGCTCGGCGTGTTGCTCTACCGGATCGTCACCGGCACGAACCCGTTCCGGGATCCGCTGATGCCGGCGATGATCCACAATCACCTCAACGTGATGCCCGAGCCGATGCAGTCTCGGGTCCCGGGGACCGAGATCACCCTCGCGCTCGAGCGCGCCGTCGAGAAGTGCCTCCGCAAAGACCCGAAGGACCGCTTCGCCGCCATGTCCGACGTGGCCGCTGCGCTGCGCGCGTCGCTCCGGCTCGACCCATCGGATCTCCCGGAGCTCGGGGTGAGCGCCGAGCTCGAAGCCGATCTCGGGGACGACCCGTACGACGACGGCTTCTCGGACGATGCCAAGACACGCGTCCAGCGGCGAAAAGAGACCGCCGTCACCCGCGTACGTGCGTCGCGCCCACCCCCCCGCGACGCCACCGCCGTGACCCGCGTGTCGAGGCCCGCTGTCCCCGAGGCGGGGCCGGAGACGGCTCCTTCACGAGGGCCCGCGCCGTTTCCCCACACCCCCGCTCTCCCGCCCGCCCGGCCGGCGCCCGCGCCCGCGCCGCCCGACGCGCTCCCTGTCCTCGTCGCGAGCGACGAGCACGAGGACTTCTCCGCCGGGAAGACGCGCGTCGACCCGACGATCCGCTGCGCGATGTGCAACACGCCCAATCCGAGGGGGGCCGTCCACTGTGCGGCGTGCGGGGTGGGCCTCCACACGGGGGAGCAAGCCGCGGTGCGGGCGCGCGTGCGGCCTGCGGGGCCAGAGGTGCCACTCGTCCACGCCCCGCCACAGCCCGGGCCATTCATGCACCCTTCGTCGGTCGAAGGTGCGCGCGGCCCCCACATGGGCTCCGGTTCTCCCCCTTGGCCGCAGTCACCTCCCACACCGCCCGCCCCTCCGAGCCCCGAGCCGCCGGTCGAGGGCGTGTGGGCCCGTGTGCTTCGTTGGGCAGGAATTCGACGCTGA
- a CDS encoding D-alanine--D-alanine ligase, whose amino-acid sequence MKKIGGRIGVLMGGASAEREVSLRSGDGVAQALESLGHEVVRIVLDRPETFAEAIVKARIDVAFLALHGRYGEDGCVQGLLELLRIPYTGSSVLASALAMDKLKAKELFRLHNVPTPPYFVADESTLEGLAETHESFGFPAVVKPRREGSSVGLAIAKDLPELAAGIRAALDHDDSVLVERFVKGMEVHVALLGGRVLGAIEVCPKSGVYDYASKYTPGATEYVAPPRLPTTRLRGVMNLAERAAKALGCTGACRVDLLVTEGENEYVLEVNTLPGMTRTSLLPKIAEQAGIDYPTLCDLILDQARLHGPQEVAPSSAVRVAAEPKVTRVRRAG is encoded by the coding sequence ATGAAAAAGATCGGCGGACGAATTGGCGTTCTCATGGGTGGCGCGAGCGCGGAGCGCGAGGTCTCGCTGCGGTCGGGCGACGGGGTCGCACAGGCCCTCGAGTCGCTCGGTCACGAGGTGGTTCGCATCGTCCTCGATCGTCCCGAGACGTTCGCCGAGGCCATCGTGAAGGCCCGCATCGACGTCGCGTTTCTCGCGCTCCACGGTCGCTACGGCGAGGACGGCTGCGTGCAAGGCCTCCTCGAGCTGCTCCGTATCCCGTACACTGGCTCGAGCGTGCTCGCGTCGGCCCTCGCGATGGACAAGCTCAAGGCGAAGGAGCTCTTCCGCCTCCACAACGTGCCGACGCCGCCCTACTTCGTCGCCGACGAGTCGACCCTCGAGGGGCTCGCCGAGACCCACGAGAGCTTCGGCTTTCCCGCCGTCGTCAAGCCCCGCCGCGAGGGCTCGTCCGTCGGGCTCGCGATCGCGAAGGACCTCCCCGAGCTCGCCGCGGGTATCCGCGCGGCGCTCGACCACGACGACTCGGTCCTCGTCGAGCGATTCGTGAAGGGCATGGAGGTGCACGTGGCGCTCCTCGGTGGCCGTGTCCTCGGCGCGATCGAGGTCTGCCCGAAGAGCGGCGTCTACGACTACGCCTCGAAGTACACCCCCGGCGCGACCGAGTACGTGGCTCCCCCGCGGCTCCCGACGACGCGCCTCCGTGGGGTCATGAACCTGGCCGAACGTGCCGCGAAGGCCCTCGGCTGCACGGGCGCCTGCCGCGTCGATCTCCTCGTCACCGAGGGAGAGAACGAGTACGTGCTCGAGGTCAACACGCTCCCCGGCATGACGAGGACCTCGCTCCTCCCCAAGATCGCCGAGCAGGCCGGAATCGACTATCCGACCTTGTGCGACCTCATCCTCGACCAGGCTCGCCTTCATGGGCCGCAAGAGGTGGCGCCGTCGTCTGCCGTTCGAGTCGCCGCCGAGCCCAAGGTGACGCGCGTGCGTCGCGCGGGCTGA
- a CDS encoding serine/threonine-protein phosphatase, with protein sequence MGFGLSDVGRKRKSNEDAYFFDDGLGLYIVGDGMGGHAAGEIASQEAVETVYGMVKRGIPNLRELTSPPDEAMVRAAFRVMESSIQAATYMVFSMAEMDRGKSGMGTTVSALLVLGDFAITAQVGDSRIYRTRAGTVEQLTEDHTLIAWQIKQGLITPQEAQRSPHRNVITRAVGNRDYVQVDTGLVELQKGDRFLLCSDGLHGYLKDEDVCPVVDLGQENAVRKFIDLANERGGKDNITAILVEID encoded by the coding sequence ATGGGCTTCGGGCTGTCCGACGTCGGGCGCAAACGCAAGTCGAACGAGGACGCCTACTTCTTCGACGACGGCCTCGGCCTCTACATCGTCGGTGACGGAATGGGCGGCCACGCGGCTGGCGAAATCGCGAGCCAGGAGGCCGTCGAGACCGTGTACGGCATGGTCAAGCGGGGGATCCCGAACCTGCGCGAGCTGACGAGCCCGCCCGACGAGGCGATGGTGCGCGCCGCTTTCCGCGTGATGGAGAGCTCCATCCAAGCCGCGACCTACATGGTCTTCTCGATGGCGGAGATGGACCGCGGCAAGAGCGGCATGGGGACGACCGTGAGCGCCCTCCTCGTCCTCGGCGATTTCGCGATCACCGCCCAGGTCGGCGACAGCCGCATCTACCGCACGCGCGCCGGCACCGTGGAGCAGCTCACCGAAGATCACACGCTCATCGCGTGGCAGATCAAGCAGGGCCTCATCACGCCCCAAGAGGCGCAGCGCTCTCCCCACCGCAACGTCATCACGCGCGCCGTCGGCAACCGCGACTACGTGCAGGTCGACACCGGCCTCGTCGAGCTTCAAAAGGGGGACCGGTTCCTCCTCTGCAGCGACGGGCTCCACGGTTACCTCAAAGACGAGGACGTGTGCCCCGTGGTCGATCTCGGCCAAGAGAACGCCGTACGAAAATTCATCGACCTCGCGAACGAGCGCGGTGGCAAAGACAACATCACCGCCATCCTCGTCGAGATCGACTGA
- a CDS encoding FHIPEP family type III secretion protein, whose amino-acid sequence MSPPLPSPASRGLREMALATFVLATVAMLVLVLPTWLLDVLLAANVTLSVAVMVIVLYARDTASLSAFPTVLLLTTLFRLALNVSSSRLILLQGDAGSVIRAFGGFVVRGNVLVGAVVFAVLTIVQYVVIARGAERVAEVSARFSLDALPGRQLAIDAELRAGTISPEEARARREELGLRSQFFGAMDGAMKFVKGDVIATVVIAIVNVVFGLVVGVAQRGLPIEEAVAKYVLLAVGDGLVSQVPALVLSTAAGILVTRTARAEVSLGDELVAQLAASPRALATTGVFVLLLGLVPGLPLAPFAALGLLSLAAAWGAGARAKSTHKASESKRFLAQVKPISIRVGPGLFASSGRAIDARLEALRDSLFAELGLPLRPIACEPVSTLGTNEAAIALFEVPLLRLTLADPKSAADDVARAVEAVARKRAAELLGPADVQRMLDTIAGESPIVRSSVPKPISVSLLTDVLRRLLDEGVSCRDLEGILGAIAPRAGDERDPRALADVARGHLRRAITHKLTQGARELDVVLVDPLVEDALRRGTARQGAETVLALPPAQLRDVTAALLRAVSECREGGAAPVVLSARDTRRFVRTLLEVDAPDVAVVSDAELLPEVALRARARAHLAGLG is encoded by the coding sequence GTGAGCCCCCCCCTCCCTTCCCCGGCGTCGCGCGGCCTCCGCGAAATGGCCCTCGCGACCTTCGTCTTGGCCACCGTGGCGATGCTCGTCCTCGTGCTGCCGACGTGGCTGCTCGACGTGCTCCTCGCGGCCAACGTGACGCTGTCGGTCGCGGTGATGGTGATCGTGCTCTACGCGCGCGACACGGCGAGCCTCTCGGCCTTCCCGACGGTGCTCCTCCTCACCACCCTGTTTCGCCTCGCGCTCAACGTCTCGTCGAGCCGGCTCATCCTCCTCCAGGGGGACGCCGGCTCGGTGATTCGTGCCTTCGGAGGGTTCGTCGTTCGAGGGAACGTGCTCGTGGGCGCCGTGGTGTTCGCCGTGCTGACCATCGTGCAATACGTGGTGATCGCCCGAGGGGCCGAGCGCGTCGCGGAGGTGTCGGCAAGGTTTTCGCTCGACGCGCTCCCGGGCCGCCAGCTCGCCATCGACGCCGAGCTCCGCGCCGGGACCATCTCCCCCGAGGAGGCGCGGGCGCGGCGCGAGGAGCTCGGCCTTCGGAGCCAATTCTTCGGCGCCATGGACGGCGCGATGAAGTTCGTGAAGGGAGACGTCATCGCGACGGTCGTCATCGCCATCGTCAACGTCGTCTTCGGCCTCGTCGTCGGCGTGGCCCAGCGCGGCCTCCCGATCGAAGAGGCGGTGGCGAAGTACGTGCTCCTCGCGGTGGGCGACGGGCTGGTCTCTCAGGTTCCGGCGCTCGTGCTCTCGACCGCCGCGGGCATCCTCGTGACCCGCACGGCGAGGGCCGAGGTGTCCCTCGGCGACGAGCTCGTGGCCCAGCTCGCGGCCTCCCCTCGTGCCCTCGCGACGACCGGCGTCTTCGTTCTCCTGCTCGGGCTCGTCCCGGGTCTCCCGCTCGCGCCCTTCGCCGCCCTCGGGCTCCTCTCCCTCGCCGCCGCTTGGGGCGCCGGAGCCCGCGCAAAAAGCACCCACAAAGCTTCGGAATCAAAACGTTTTCTTGCACAGGTGAAGCCGATCTCGATCCGTGTCGGCCCTGGGCTCTTCGCCTCCTCCGGCCGAGCCATCGACGCAAGGCTCGAGGCGCTCCGGGACAGCCTCTTCGCCGAGCTCGGCCTCCCCCTCCGCCCCATCGCCTGCGAGCCCGTCTCGACCCTCGGGACGAACGAAGCCGCGATCGCGCTCTTCGAGGTGCCCCTCCTGCGGCTCACCCTCGCGGACCCCAAGTCTGCCGCGGACGACGTCGCCCGCGCGGTCGAGGCCGTCGCTCGAAAGCGCGCGGCGGAGCTCCTCGGCCCGGCGGACGTGCAGCGCATGCTCGACACGATTGCGGGCGAGTCTCCGATCGTCCGGAGCTCCGTGCCGAAGCCGATCTCCGTGAGCCTCCTCACGGACGTGCTCCGAAGGCTGCTCGACGAGGGGGTCTCGTGCCGCGATCTCGAGGGGATCCTCGGGGCCATCGCGCCTCGTGCGGGCGACGAGCGAGATCCACGCGCGCTCGCCGACGTCGCCCGGGGCCATCTGCGGCGCGCCATCACCCACAAGCTCACGCAGGGCGCGAGGGAGCTCGACGTGGTCCTCGTCGACCCGCTCGTCGAGGACGCCCTCCGCCGCGGCACGGCGCGCCAAGGCGCCGAGACCGTGCTCGCGCTTCCCCCCGCGCAGCTCCGCGACGTCACGGCCGCCCTGCTCCGCGCGGTGAGCGAGTGCCGGGAAGGCGGCGCGGCCCCCGTCGTGCTCTCGGCCCGCGACACGCGCCGCTTCGTCCGCACCCTCCTCGAGGTGGACGCCCCCGACGTGGCCGTCGTGAGCGACGCCGAGCTGCTCCCCGAGGTCGCCCTCAGGGCACGCGCGCGCGCCCACCTCGCCGGGCTCGGCTGA